From Penicillium psychrofluorescens genome assembly, chromosome: 6, one genomic window encodes:
- a CDS encoding uncharacterized protein (ID:PFLUO_008629-T1.cds;~source:funannotate) — MQDPDNARLSPCALPYLASVPAIIVLLIALTQLLGPFLHRWRPKWTVPFVSEQHELHHPLPLEGVKHTLRWAIALFVLSGIGFAAEFFQLIEIDVSTTVLTIAWAEAWLLITVKRPRSCSISMLAFFVCTFVVEITLASHSDSKSKIIARYIAAGAAATASIVILLMPFRKPSLPLRGISSVGQQPTSDFRSPEDNLRLWQFLTVSWMAPLIATGRVRQLHEQDIWLLGFDFQHRRLHEKFRQIRGSVLGRLLKANGIDIFILSVLATVRMCCDFSTPLILHQLLQTMKDPTSSKRVPLTYASFGLAAGLIASQSGVLSIWYGRRSYERSRGEMMMMVYEKALSRKNIFGQKIQGDDETSIDDETSGLINGDATEGTEEPPVQPKQSLWRRLFTKGNKSGQAEAKEAASLGKIFNLLRGDVYEVAQRFWEVDTLIDSPLGLVIATALVWSLFGPSCFLGILAVLVAQAVNALITRTLLRWERVRRAATDARLQITSQFVEAIRHLRWYGWQDHWLRQVMDARQHELNLRIITSLWNLLIRFINAFASGIFPVLALYSYALLAGHDLRIEIIFPALQLFTMLESRLRDIPNLITSLINAYIALGRIEDFMSEPDKEPAPFEPSTDEPPIKLESCSFAWPGRKSPVLRSINMTIPKGLTVVSGKVGAGKTAFLQALLGELDKLEGASHLPNEMVGYCAQSPWLQSMSIRDNILFSAPYDDQRYKRTLDACALLPDLAQFKHGDLSFVGENGIGLSGGQKARVALARAVYSASRVLLLDDPLSALDHNTAELIVRKCLSGPLMQGRTIVLVTHRTLLVHHIADQIIEIRDGLATVHDKKDVSKIIGGLENEDAEGEAEEETTLEDEAAAVPDKFIEEEHRAEWGVKAQVYWNYIRAGKYRWWLALVLVLAVYRVMAVGQSWFLKGWGEAYDQTAVIFGSFLAGHEPFLVSGSSVDVYFVPHNPLDQLPPPHDDVRPWLWTFFGIITFQATTLLVAQLLMLVIVYCAGKTLFRQVMVRVSHATFRFFDVTPMGRLMNRLTSDIGVVDGNISQQFQVIAFQIIIWISSILVIATATPIFLVFSVALTIAFVYVFLRFLPTSQSLRRLEMVSLSPLLSNFGELLHGLTTVRAFRAEARFQDRVISVVDKFQGMDHFYWSLQSWLTYRFEVLSACSTFVLTALALYTNTTPGLVAFVLIAADNFVESTHILCKQYGQLQMDFVSVERIDELLHIEEESPGTIDPPAAWPTYGSDIIFEDVTLRYAAHLDPALTNVSLRIPGGSTTAIIGRTGSGKSTLAVSLLSAVRPESGRILVDRINIADVSTQALRTRVTFVAQDPVLFPGSIRLNLDPTEEYSDTQCAEVLERLCSRHGWHLDTHIEAGGRDLSQGQRQLIALTRAVLRRSPIVILDEATASVDHETSLEIQQIVREELELSTVITIAHRIEAVKDADYFVVLDQGRLARQGHVRDL, encoded by the exons ATGCAGGACCCCGACAATGCGCGGCTGTCGCCCTGCGCACTGCCCTATCTGGCATCCGTGCCGGCGATTATCGTCTTGCTGATCGCCTTGACCCAGTTGCTTGGCCCATTCTTGCATAGATGGCGCCCGAAATGGACTGTTCCATTCGTGTCGGAGCAGCATGAGTTGCATCATCCACTCCCGCTCGAAGGGGTCAAGCACACTCTGCGATGGGCCATCGCTCTTTTCGTTCTCTCGGGCATTGGCTTTGCGGCGGAGTTTTTTCAACTAATTGAGATTGATGTTTCAACGACGGTTCTAACTATTGCATGG GCGGAAGCATGGCTCCTGATTACGGTCAAGCGCCCACGATCATGTTCGATCTCAATGCTGGCCTTTTTTGTCTGCACCTTCGTCGTGGAAATCACGCTGGCCAGTCACTCCGACTCTAAATCGAAGATCATCGCTCGCTACATTGCAGCAGGCGCCGCAGCGACCGCCAGCATTGTGATCCTGTTGATGCCCTTCCGCAAACCATCGCTCCCTTTGCGGGGTATCAGTTCCGTGGGCCAACAGCCCACCAGTGATTTCCGCAGTCCAGAGGACAACTTGCGACTGTGGCAGTTTCTCACGGTATCCTGGATGGCCCCATTGATTGCCACCGGACGAGTCAGGCAATTGCACGAGCAAGATATTTGGCTACTCGGGTTTGATTTCCAGCATCGCCGACTCCACGAGAAATTTCGGCAGATCCGAGGCTCGGTCCTCGGTCGCTTGTTAAAGGCGAATGGCATCGATATCTTCATCCTTTCCGTTCTCGCGACCGTACGGATGTGTTGCGATTTTTCCACGCCATTGATTCTGCACCAACTCTTGCAGACGATGAAGGATCCGACCAGTTCCAAGCGAGTCCCCTTGACCTATGCTTCGTTCGGGCTGGCTGCGGGTCTGATTGCCTCGCAGTCTGGAGTGCTGAGCATATGGTACGGCCGACGATCCTACGAACGGTCTAGAGGcgagatgatgatgatggtctATGAAAAGGCGCTTTCTCGGAAGAACATTTTTGGACAGAAGATccagggcgatgatgaaaCGTCTATCGACGATGAGACAAGTGGCCTCATCAACGGCGATGCGACTGAAGGAACCGAGGAACCCCCGGTCCAACCGAAGCAGAGTCTATGGAGGCGTCTCTTCACAAAAGGAAACAAATCAGGCCAGGCAGAGGCCAAAGAAGCCGCTTCTCTCGGCAAGATCTTCAACCTTCTTCGAGGTGATGTCTATGAAGTCGCTCAGCGATTTTGGGAAGTTGACACCCTCATTGACTCGCCCTTGGGCCTGGTCATTGCCACTGCTCTGGTCTGGAGCCTTTTCGGACCATCCTGCTTCCTGGGAATTTTAGCGGTGCTAGTAGCCCAGGCAGTCAACGCCCTGATTACTCGGACTCTCCTTCGATGGGAACGCGTGAGACGGGCAGCGACCGACGCCAGACTGCAGATCACTTCACAGTTTGTGGAAGCCATTCGGCACCTCCGCTGGTATGGGTGGCAAGATCACTGGCTTCGTCAGGTCATGGACGCCCGACAGCATGAGCTGAACCTGCGCATAATCACAAGCCTGTGGAACCTTCTGATCCGTTTCATCAATGCTTTTGCCAGCGGTATATTCCCCGTTCTCGCTTTATACTCCTATGCACTCCTGGCTGGCCATGACCTGCGGATTGAGATTATATTTCCTGCTCTGCAGCTTTTCACGATGCTTGAAAGCCGTCTTCGGGATATCCCTAACCTAATCACATCCCTCATCAACGCCTACATTGCTCTTGGACGTATCGAGGACTTTATGTCAGAACCAGACAAGGAGCCTGCGCCCTTTGAACCGTCGACCGACGAACCACCGATTAAGCTGGAATCCTGCTCTTTCGCCTGGCCAGGCCGAAAATCACCCGTACTTCGCAGCATTAACATGACAATTCCCAAGGGCTTGACAGTCGTGAGCGGGAAAGTAGGAGCAGGTAAGACCGCTTTTCTACAGGCTCTTCTTGGCGAACTCGACAAACTCGAAGGCGCCTCCCATCTTCCAAATGAAATGGTTGGGTACTGTGCGCAGTCTCCCTGGCTGCAGAGCATGAGCATCCGCGACAACATTCTTTTCTCCGCTCCGTACGATGACCAACGCTACAAACGGACGCTGGATGCTTGCGCCCTCCTCCCCGATCTCGCGCAATTCAAGCACGGCGATCTGTCTTTCGTCGGTGAGAATGGGATCGGTCTTTCAGGAGGTCAGAAGGCGCGCGTGGCTCTCGCACGGGCGGTATACAGTGCCTCGCGCGtcttgctgctggatgatcCCTTGTCGGCTCTCGATCACAACACTGCCGAATTGATTGTCCGCAAATGCCTTTCGGGACCTCTGATGCAGGGCCGCACCATCGTTCTCGTGACACACCGTACCCTGCTTGTTCACCATATTGCGGATCAGATTATTGAGATACGTGATGGGCTTGCCACCGTGCATGACAAAAAAGACGTGTCTAAAATTATTGGAGGATTGGAAAATGAAGACGCGGAAGGCGAGGCCGAAGAAGAGACTACTCTCGAAGATGAGGCAGCTGCAGTGCCAGACAAGTTCATCGAGGAGGAACATCGAGCAGAATGGGGTGTCAAGGCTCAAGTTTATTGGAACTACATCCGGGCAGGCAAGTATCGGTGGTGGCTCGCCCTCGTCTTGGTTCTGGCTGTATACCGGGTCATGGCTGTTGGACAGTCGTGGTTTCTCAAGGGATGGGGCGAGGCCTATGATCAGACGGCCGTGATATTCGGCAGTTTCTTGGCCGGCCACGAGCCATTCCTGGTGTCTGGGTCGAGCGTTGATGTTTACTTCGTGCCTCATAATCCGCTAGATCAGCTCCCACCTCCACACGACGACGTGCGTCCCTGGCTCTGGACCTTTTTTGGCATCATTACCTTCCAAGCCACcaccctcctcgtcgcccagCTGCTCATGCTCGTCATCGTCTACTGTGCCGGGAAGACGCTATTCCGGCAGGTAATGGTCCGAGTCAGCCATGCGACCTTTCGCTTTTTCGATGTCACTCCAATGGGTCGATTGATGAACCGCTTGACGTCGGATATCGGTGTGGTAGACGGCAATATCAGCCAGCAATTCCAGGTGATTGCCTTCCAGATCATTATCTGgatctcgtccatcttggTGATCGCCACTGCAACCCCAATTTTCCTCGTTTTCTCAGTCGCGCTCACCATCGCGTTTGTCTACgtcttcttgcgcttccTGCCGACGTCGCAGAGCCTGCGACGCCTGGAGATGGTATCTCTGAGCCCGCTACTCTCCAACTTTGGCGAGCTGCTCCACGGCCTGACCACCGTGCGAGCCTTTCGCGCCGAAGCACGCTTCCAAGACCGCGTCATCTCCGTGGTTGACAAATTCCAAGGCATGGACCACTTCTACTGGTCTCTCCAGAGCTGGCTCACATACCGCTTTGAAGTCCTGTCGGCGTGCTCGACCTTCGTGCTCACTGCCCTGGCGCTTTACACCAACACGACGCCCGGCTTGGTGGCATTCGTGCTAATCGCGGCAGACAACTTCGTCGAGTCCACACATATTCTCTGCAAGCAGTACGGACAGCTGCAAATGGACTTCGTCTCGGTGGAGCGAATCGATGAGCTCCTCCACATCGAAGAAGAGTCCCCCGGGACGATCGACCCGCCCGCCGCATGGCCGACCTACGGCAGTGATATCATCTTCGAGGACGTCACGCTCCGCTACGCCGCACATCTGGATCCCGCGCTGACCAACGTCTCTCTGCGCATCCCCGGCGGGTCCACGacggccatcatcggccgcaCGGGAAGCGGCAAGTCCACGCTGGCCGTGTCGCTTCTCAGTGCCGTCCGCCCCGAATCCGGccgcatcctcgtcgaccgCATCAACATCGCCGATGTGAGCACGCAGGCCCTCCGCACGCGGGTCACCTTTGTCGCACAGGACCCCGTATTGTTCCCGGGCAGTATCCGTCTCAACCTGGACCCGACGGAGGAGTACTCCGACACGCAGTGCGCCGAGGTCCTGGAGCGGCTCTGTAGTCGGCACGGCTGGCATCTCGACACGCACATCGAGGCTGGCGGGAGAGACCTCAGTCAGGGCCAGCGCCAGCTGATTGCCCTCACGCGCGCCGTGCTGCGACGCAGTCCCATCGTGATCTTAGATGAAGCGACGGCCTCGGTGGACCATGAGACGTCTCTGGAGATCCAGCAGATTGTtcgggaggagctggagctgtCGACGGTGATCACGATCGCGCACCGCATCGAAGCCGTCAAGGACGCGGACTATTTCGTCGTGCTTGACCAGGGCCGCCTGGCGCGCCAGGGCCATGTCCGGGATTTGTAG
- a CDS encoding uncharacterized protein (ID:PFLUO_008630-T1.cds;~source:funannotate) → MTITQDPPTVAFDALPLNPNGPRGNAWGRFGPTDQLGTLNLLTPERVVEAAKEIRSGVRVSLDWPLSMPSYPSFNRSPFKQELVLRNPNCVYDDILTFNSQGSTQWDGFRHYAHQKSRLFYNGTTTEDIEKSDAIGLHSWVENGGVTGRGILLDYAEWATSKGIPVSALESTPITLENLKQAAADYKLDFRKGDIFFVRSGFTAAYNKLSAQEREDLPKRPSPDFSGVEATEEMLRWLWEHQFAAVAGDAPSFERSPIRGNHANQEFNLHEWVLAGWGTPIGEMFDLEKLSEHCKATGRYTFFLSSMPLNVVGGVASPPNAFAIF, encoded by the exons ATGACCATCACCCAAGACCCCCCCACCGTCGCCTTCGACGCCCTCCCACTCAACCCCAACGGCCCCCGCGGCAACGCCTGGGGTCGTTTCGGGCCAACCGACCAGCTCGGCACGCTGAACCTGCTCACACCCGAGCGGGTCGTGGAAGCAGCCAAGGAAATCCGATCGGGGGTGCGCGTCTCACTCGACTGGCCGCTCAGCATGCCCTCGTATCCCAGTTTCAATCGCTCGCCGTTCAAACAGGAGCTTGTTCTGCGAAATCCGAACTGCGTCTATGACGATATCTTGACTTTTAATAGCCAGGGTTCGACCCAGTGGGATGGGTTTAGGCATTATG CACATCAGAAGTCGCGTCTCTTCTATAATGGGACTACAACAGAGGATATCGAGAAGTCGGATGCGATTGGTCTTCACT CCTGGGTCGAGAACGGCGGCGTTACCGGCCGAGGAATCCTCCTCGACTACGCGgagtgggccacctccaaGGGCATTCCCGTGTCCGCGCTGGAATCCACTCCCATCACGCTCGAGAACCTGAAGCAGGCAGCCGCAGACTACAAGCTAGATTTCCGCAAAGGCgatatcttcttcgtgcGCAGCGGGTTTACAGCTGCATACAACAAGCTCAGTGCgcaggagcgcgaggatctcCCGAAACGCCCATCGCCGGATTTCAGCGGTGTTGAGGCaacggaggagatgctgcggTGGTTGTGGGAGCATCAGTTCGCAGCCGTTGCCGGAGATGCCCCGAGCTTTGAACGGTCGCCGATTCGGGGAAATCATGCCAACCAGGAATTCAATCTTCATGAGTGGGTTCTGGCCGGTTGGGGGACTCCCATTGGGGAGATgtttgatctggagaagctgtCGGAGCATTGTAAGGCTACTGGACGGTAtactttctttttgtcgAGTATGCCCCTCAAT GTTGTTGGAGGTGTGGCTAGTCCGCCGAATGCGTTTGCCATCTTTTAA
- a CDS encoding uncharacterized protein (ID:PFLUO_008631-T1.cds;~source:funannotate) — MRVTSLAFSLSLLASANAQLLQIPQVERLSTQVVRHFSNYIKYNGPTKEALAAMKPEKQQAPVSQSTAADASYWLADIKHQGLAAFNADPSNYTVFRNVMDYGAVGDGVTDDTAAINSAISSGGRFGPDSGQTSTTTPAIVYFPEGTYLVSTSIIDYYYTQLIGNPNSIPTIKASATFTGLGVIDGDLYQSSGNQGWTSTNVFFRQIRNLKIDLTGIPGSSAATGIHWPVGQATSIQNVEIAMSAASGTQHQGIFIENGSGGFVTDITTTGGLYAMNVGNQQFSMHNLQISDAVVAISQIWDWGWTYQGLTLSNCTTGISIANGGAGAQEVGSVNILDSTIQDCEAFVTTVWGNSTSSNGSLILENITLDNTPVAVNGTSGTVLEGGSTTISAWGQGHQYTPDGPANFEGAFTAPTRPSALLASGGSAYYTKSKPQYAASPTSSISSIRDAGAKGDGTTDDTAAIQKALTSAASSGQIVFFDQGVYKVTSTITIPPGSVIVGESYSVIMASGSTWSSITDPVPVVQVGTSGQSGHVEWSDMIVSTEGSAPGAVLIEWNLDADSGSGMWDVHTRIGGFDGSNLQVAQCPTSAQPTSGCEAAYMSMHITSSASGVYMENVWLWTADHDLDNADNTQISVFTGRGLLIEGKNVWMYGTAVEHHSLYQYQLSGASAIVGGFLQTETPYYQPSPDAANSPYPTNATLNDPDYSTSCPSTGNCDALGLRVLNSENVIIYGAGLYSFFDNYSTDCSSFPTPEDCQSDIFSIEGTTSALTVYSLSTVGTTNMIVMSGTSLATVSDNLDTYAATIAMFTS, encoded by the exons ATGCGCGTTACTTCCCTGGcattctctctttctctgttGGCCTCTGCCAatgcgcagctcctccaaaTCCCCCAGGTGGAACGCCTCAGTACCCAGGTGGTGCGCCATTTCTCAAACTATATCAAGTACAATGGTCCAACCAAGGAGGCCCTCGCGGCAATGAAGCCAGAAAAGCAGCAGGCGCCAGTGAGCCAGTCGACAGCGGCGGACGCGTCCTACTGGTTGGCGGATATCAAGCACCAGGGTCTCGCGGCCTTTAACGCCGACCCGTCCAACTATACGGTCTTCCGCAATGTCATGGACTACGGTGCAGTGG GGGACGGTGTCACCGATGACACGGCTGCCATCAACTCTGCCATCAGCTCCGGTGGCCGCTTTGGCCCGGACAGCGGACAGACCTCGACTACCACGCCGGCGATTGTTTACTTCCCGGAGGGAACCTATCTGGTGTCCACGTCAATCATTGACTACTATTACACCCAGCTGATTGGAAACCCAAATTCTATCCCTACTATTAAGGCCTCAGCGACCTTCACAGGCCTGGGTGTGATCGATGGTGACCTATACCAGTCTTCTGGCAATCAAGGCTGGACCTCGACGAATGTGTTCTTCCGACAGATCCGGAACTTGAAGATTGACCTGACCGGCATTCCGGGCTCCTCGGCCGCGACAGGTATTCACTGGCCCGTCGGACAGGCCACGAGCATCCAGAATGTGGAGATCGCCATGAGTGCTGCGTCGGGAACCCAGCACCAGGGCATTTTCATCGAGAACG GCTCTGGCGGTTTCGTGACCGACATCACGACCACCGGAGGCCTCTACGCGATGAACGTTGGTAACCAGCAGTTCTCCATGCACAATCTTCAAATTTCCGACGCAGTGGTGGCCATTTCTCAGATCTGGGACTGGGGCTGGACCTATCAGGGTCTCACTCTGTCCAACTGCACCACCGGTATCTCGATCGCCAACGGCGGTGCTGGCGCTCAGGAAGTTGGTTCCGTCAACATCCTTGACAGCACCATCCAGGACTGCGAGGCCTTTGTCACCACTGTTTGGGGAAACTCTACCTCTAGCAATGGCAGTCTGATCCTGGAGAACATTACCCTTGACAATACCCCGGTTGCGGTCAACGGAACGAGCGGCACGGTTCTGGAGGGTGGCTCTACCACCATCAGTGCCTGGGGCCAGGGCCACCAATACACCCCCGATGGACCCGCCAACTTCGAGGGCGCATTTACTGCGCCAACCCGCCCGAGCGCCCTGCTCGCTAGCGGAGGATCCGCCTACTACACCAAGTCGAAGCCCCAGTACGCCGCATCTCCAACGTCTTCCATCAGCAGCATCCGCGACGCCGGTGCTAAAGGCGATGGTACGACGGACGATACCGCGGCCATTCAAAAAGCCCTGACTTCTGCTGCATCCTCCGGTCAGATTGTCTTCTTTGATCAGGGTGTTTACAAAGTCACCAGCACGATCACCATCCCGCCGGGCTCTGTTATTGTTGGAGAGTCCTATTCTGTGATCATGGCCAGTGGAAGTACATGGTCCAGCATCACCGACCCCGTACCCGTAGTCCAAGTTGGCACATCCGGACAATCTGGACATGTCGAGTGGTCTGACATGATTGTGAGTACGGAGGGCTCTGCTCCTGGCGCCGTGTTGATCGAGTGGAATCTGGACGCGGACTCCGGGTCTGGCATGTGGGATGTCCATACTCGCATTGGAGGCTTCGACGGCTCGAATCTGCAGGTTGCGCAGTGCCCAACTTCGGCACAACCGACCTCAGGCTGCGAGGCGGCGTACATGTCCATGCACATCaccagctccgccagcggTGTCTACATGGAAAACGTGTGGCTGTGGACCGCCGACCACGACCTGGACAATGCGGACAACACCCAGATCTCTGTTTTCACTGGCCGGGGCTTGCTGATTGAAGGCAAGAACGTCTGGAT GTACGGCACGGCAGTTGAGCACCACTCGCTGTATCAGTACCAGCTCTCAGGCGCAAGTGCCATTGTGGGAGGATTCCTTCAAACCGAAACACC ATACTATCAACCCAGCCCCGACGCGGCCAACAGCCCGTACCCCACCAACGCGACCCTCAACGACCCAGACTACAGCACCAGCTGTCCTAGCACTGGAAACTGCGATGCTTTGGGTCTGCGCGTCCTCAACAGCGAAAACGTTATTATCTACGGTGCTGGTCTGTACAGCTTCTTTGACAACTACAGCACGGATTGCTCCTCGTTCCCCACTCCCGAGGACTGTCAGAGCGATATCTTCAGCATTGAGGGCACGACCAGCGCCCTCACGGTGTACTCCCTCAGCACCGTTGGCACAACCAACATGATTGTCATGTCTGGCACCTCGCTGGCGACGGTCAGTGACAATCTGGATACGTACGCCGCGACGATTGCTATGTTTACTTCGTAA